A section of the Metabacillus endolithicus genome encodes:
- a CDS encoding DNA alkylation repair protein, translating to MSSPYLCPNCKTNRTRFNIIEQLAKPVKLNPQTGDIVEELQQSNLDPFHVSYKGPNYRVQCGTCGLIEDEISFVKRAQINQSY from the coding sequence ATGTCTTCACCATATTTATGCCCAAATTGTAAAACAAATCGAACCCGGTTTAATATTATTGAACAACTTGCAAAACCGGTTAAATTAAACCCACAAACAGGAGATATAGTAGAAGAGCTCCAGCAGTCAAATTTAGATCCGTTCCATGTTTCATATAAAGGTCCAAATTATCGAGTACAGTGCGGCACTTGTGGTCTAATTGAAGACGAAATATCCTTTGTTAAAAGAGCACAGATTAATCAGTCTTACTAA
- the ypmT gene encoding protein YpmT: protein MKNKFVLMGIAAIIISLIFGGIAYQQLVSENMDEVYLNLAYSTLCLSIAVYVWHIKDEKQKHKSES from the coding sequence ATGAAAAACAAATTTGTTTTAATGGGAATTGCAGCCATTATTATTTCGCTTATTTTCGGTGGAATTGCCTATCAGCAGCTAGTTTCAGAAAATATGGATGAGGTGTACTTAAATCTCGCCTATAGCACATTGTGTTTGAGTATTGCAGTATATGTTTGGCATATTAAAGATGAAAAGCAAAAACATAAGAGTGAAAGTTAA
- a CDS encoding S1C family serine protease has protein sequence MNKRMIYSIIVSLLIWIAGGFGYFYIKEQTTKNVFSESTILNKIEDSNNDQTVPAIKEIIREAQKKVVMVELDDGTVGSGFLYNDKGDIITNAHVVSGASEVKVRTTDAKGFDGKVIGISTETDVAVVRVEGLENVEPLSISPNTKLEIGDEILALGSPLGFQNTVTTGIISGTDRELSVDPYIYEDVYQISAPIAPGNSGGPLIDRQTGAVIGINSARIEQGNIGFSLPISAVLPLVNSWSETPMKNLPVEPSIDAVVDIDENKIVETSDYLISYFIESITFNDFVTAYSLLGSEWQSNVDYQSFRKEYLNILSISIKELKTVKKEEQIIVETVLEIVKRTGSGQETTSTSVNYVIAYENDQAKIISEKKQD, from the coding sequence ATGAATAAGAGAATGATATATAGTATCATAGTATCCCTTCTAATTTGGATAGCAGGTGGGTTTGGCTATTTTTATATAAAAGAACAAACAACAAAAAATGTATTTTCTGAATCAACGATTTTAAACAAAATCGAAGATTCAAATAATGATCAAACTGTTCCGGCGATAAAGGAAATTATTCGTGAAGCTCAAAAGAAAGTTGTCATGGTTGAATTAGATGATGGAACTGTTGGTTCTGGCTTCTTATATAACGATAAAGGTGATATTATTACGAATGCACATGTTGTTAGTGGAGCTAGTGAGGTGAAAGTTAGAACAACCGATGCAAAAGGCTTCGATGGAAAAGTAATTGGAATAAGTACAGAAACGGATGTAGCGGTCGTTCGAGTTGAAGGTTTAGAGAATGTGGAGCCATTAAGTATATCACCAAATACCAAACTAGAAATTGGCGATGAAATATTGGCACTAGGTAGTCCATTAGGTTTTCAAAATACGGTTACAACTGGAATTATTAGTGGGACGGACAGAGAACTAAGTGTTGATCCGTATATTTATGAAGATGTGTATCAAATATCTGCACCCATTGCTCCAGGTAATAGTGGAGGTCCGCTGATTGACAGGCAAACAGGAGCTGTTATAGGCATTAATTCCGCTAGAATTGAGCAAGGAAATATCGGGTTTAGCCTCCCGATTAGTGCAGTATTACCACTTGTTAATAGTTGGTCAGAAACACCTATGAAGAACCTTCCTGTTGAACCTTCTATTGACGCAGTCGTTGATATAGACGAAAATAAGATTGTAGAAACATCAGATTATTTAATTAGCTACTTCATTGAGAGTATAACCTTTAATGATTTTGTCACTGCTTATTCCTTGTTAGGAAGTGAATGGCAGTCAAATGTAGATTATCAATCATTTCGTAAAGAGTATTTGAATATTTTATCTATAAGTATTAAAGAATTAAAAACAGTAAAAAAAGAAGAACAAATAATCGTTGAAACAGTCCTTGAGATTGTTAAAAGAACAGGTAGTGGTCAAGAAACTACTTCAACTTCTGTGAATTATGTGATAGCTTACGAGAATGATCAGGCCAAAATTATATCAGAGAAAAAGCAGGATTGA